In a genomic window of Candidatus Omnitrophota bacterium:
- a CDS encoding UDP-glucose/GDP-mannose dehydrogenase family protein gives MNISIIGSGYVGLVSGACFAELGNHVICADNDKKKINGLKKGIVPIYEPGLQELITNNLKNKRLKFTSSIKDAVEASEVIFIAVGTPALENGEADLTGIENVARNIAQNMDGYRLIVEKSTVPVETCAWIKKTIATYIKNKHKFDVVSNPEFLREGSAINDFNHSDRIVLGVESIRARQIMTDLYQPLNRPILITNIKSAELIKHASNAFLATKISFINALSRICDRVGADVKEVAQGMGLDNRIGRHFLHAGIGYGGSCFPKDIEAFITIADKLGYDFQILKAVRDTNDEQKKYVLQKIKDSLWIIKDKTIAVLGLAFKPNTDDLRNSSSIDLINALAQEGAKIKVYDPKAMEKARRVLKDVIFCKNPYQAALNSDCLIIATEWNEFKELDFRKLKKKLKRALIVDGRNIYDSKLLKKLGFTYVGIGRGNA, from the coding sequence ATGAATATCTCAATTATTGGTTCAGGTTATGTCGGATTAGTCAGCGGCGCTTGTTTTGCTGAACTGGGAAACCATGTTATTTGCGCTGACAATGACAAGAAGAAGATTAACGGGCTTAAGAAAGGGATAGTCCCTATTTATGAGCCGGGCTTACAGGAGCTGATTACCAATAACCTTAAGAATAAAAGGCTTAAATTTACCTCCAGCATTAAGGATGCGGTAGAAGCCAGTGAAGTAATTTTTATTGCCGTAGGGACTCCGGCTCTGGAAAATGGCGAAGCGGATTTAACCGGCATCGAAAATGTTGCCCGCAACATTGCCCAGAATATGGACGGCTACCGTTTAATTGTTGAAAAATCTACCGTGCCGGTTGAGACCTGCGCCTGGATCAAGAAAACAATTGCTACTTATATTAAAAATAAGCATAAGTTTGATGTGGTTTCTAATCCGGAGTTTTTACGGGAGGGTTCGGCAATTAATGATTTCAATCATTCGGATCGCATTGTTTTAGGAGTAGAAAGTATTAGGGCCAGACAGATAATGACTGATCTTTATCAACCTTTGAACAGGCCTATTTTAATTACCAATATTAAATCCGCTGAATTGATCAAACACGCTTCCAATGCTTTCCTGGCGACTAAAATCTCTTTTATTAACGCCTTATCCCGTATTTGCGACCGGGTGGGGGCCGATGTTAAAGAAGTGGCCCAGGGCATGGGCCTGGATAACCGTATTGGCCGTCATTTTTTGCATGCCGGGATCGGCTATGGCGGTTCTTGTTTTCCCAAAGACATTGAAGCCTTTATTACTATCGCGGATAAATTAGGTTACGATTTTCAAATTCTTAAAGCGGTAAGGGATACTAATGATGAACAAAAGAAATATGTTTTGCAAAAAATCAAGGATAGCCTCTGGATTATCAAAGATAAAACAATTGCTGTTTTGGGCCTGGCCTTTAAGCCGAATACCGATGATTTAAGGAATTCTTCCAGTATTGATTTAATTAACGCCTTGGCGCAAGAGGGGGCCAAGATCAAAGTTTATGACCCCAAGGCAATGGAGAAAGCAAGAAGAGTTTTAAAAGATGTAATCTTCTGTAAAAATCCATACCAGGCGGCATTAAATTCCGATTGCCTTATTATTGCCACAGAATGGAATGAATTTAAAGAACTGGATTTTAGAAAATTAAAAAAGAAGTTAAAACGAGCCTTGATCGTAGATGGAAGGAATATTTATGATTCCAAGCTGCTTAAAAAACTCGGTTTTACTTACGTCGGTATAGGAAGGGGTAATGCATAA